In the Euphorbia lathyris chromosome 5, ddEupLath1.1, whole genome shotgun sequence genome, one interval contains:
- the LOC136231233 gene encoding ABC transporter B family member 26, chloroplastic: MVLLLCNAQRHLFTALHYRNPQPPLNYPSTVNTNLRFSASNFSRSHRLRRLKCSCSVNGYSIPKKGNVEEFEGELRGENAELHERLRKFVEFLPSIMPGGNWWSFSEDVEINLVAKPVTVWRALGRMWQLVSQDRWVIFAAFSALIVAAVSEISIPHFLTASIFSAQTTQIAVFHRNVRLLVFLCIVAGICSGLRGCCFGIANMILVKRMRETLYSALLLQETSFFDTQTVGDLTSRLGSDCQQVSRVIGNDLNLILRNAVQGTGALIYLLILSLPLGLCTLVICSTLAAVMLIYGMYQKKAAKLTQEFTASANEVAQETLSLMRTVRIYGTEKLELERYKLWLDKLAGISLRQSAAYGFWNLSFNTLYHSTQIIAVLVGGMSILGGQITAEQLTKFILYSEWLIYSTWWVGDNLSSLMQSVGASEKVFQLMDLLPSEQFMSQGLKLQRLMGHIEFADVSFYYPSRAEVPVLQHVNIAVNPGEVVAIVGLSGSGKSTLVNLLLRLYEPTSGQVLIDGCPLRELDIKWLREKIGYVGQEPKLFRMDISSNIGYGCTRDITQKDVEWAAKQAYAHDFITSLPNGYETLVDDDLLSGGQKQRIAIARAILRDPTILILDEATSALDAESEHNIKGVLRSVRSDLSTKRTVLVIAHRLSTIQAADRIVVMNAGQIVETGSHKELLHQDGLYARLTRRQADAVA, encoded by the exons ATGGTGCTGCTTTTGTGCAATGCGCAGCGTCACTTATTCACTGCGCTTCACTACAGAAACCCGCAGCCACCTCTAAATTACCCGTCAACGGTCAATACGAACCTCCGATTCTCTGCTTCTAACTTCTCCCGTAGTCATAGATTACGTCGTTTGAAATGCTCTTGCTCAGTTAACGGATATTCCATACCCAAAAAGGGTAATGTAGAAGAGTTTGAAGGAGAGCTCAGAGGAGAGAATGCTGAATTGCATGAGAGGCTTCGGAAATTTGTTGAGTTTCTTCCGTCAATTATGCCTGGAGGAAATTGGTGGAGCTTTTCTGAGGATGTGGAAATCAATTTGGTGGCAAAACCAGTGACTGTGTGGCGGGCGCTTGGTCGGATGTGGCAGTTGGTCTCTCAGGATCGTTGGGTCATTTTCGCCGCTTTCTCTGCTCTAATTGTTGCGGCG GTTTCAGAGATCTCAATACCCCATTTCCTGACAGCATCCATCTTCTCTGCACAGACTACTCAAATAGCAGTTTTCCACCGAAACGTGCGTCTCTTGGTGTTCTTGTGCATAGTAGCAGGAATATGCAG TGGTCTACGAGGTTGCTGCTTTGGTATTGCAAATATGATCCTT GTGAAGCGAATGAGAGAAACTTTATATTCTGCTCTTCTTcttcag GAAACATCTTTTTTTGACACTCAAACAGTTGGTGATTTGACAAGTAGGCTTGGGTCAGATTGTCAGCAAGTGTCTCGGGTCATTGGAAATGATCTTAATTTAATACTACGCAATGCTGTGCAG GGTACAGGTGCCTTGATCTATCTGCTTATTTTGTCCTTGCCACTTGGTTTGTGCACATTGGTTATATGCTCAACTTTAGCTGCTGTGATGCTGATATATGGCAT GTACCAGAAGAAGGCAGCAAAGTTAACTCAAGAGTTCACTGCTTCTGCTAATGAA GTGGCACAAGAGACATTATCTTTGATGAGAACAGTCCGTATTTATGGAACTGAAAAACTAGAACTTGAAag GTACAAGCTGTGGCTTGACAAATTAGCTGGTATAAGCTTGCGACAAAGTGCAGCATATGGATTTTGGAATTTGAGCTTCAACACACTTTACCACTCAACTCAG ATTATTGCTGTGCTAGTAGGAGGAATGTCTATTCTGGGTGGTCAAATTACAGCAGAGCAACTCACGAAGTTCATATTATATAGTGAATGGTTAATATACTCTACATGGTGGGTGGGTGATAATTTATCATCTTTGATGCAATCTGTCGGTGCAAGCGAAAAGGTGTTCCAATTGATGGATCTCTTGCCAAGTGAGCAATTCATGTCACAAG GATTGAAGTTGCAGAGGCTGATGGGGCATATAGAGTTTGCAGATGTGTCCTTCTATTATCCATCAAGGGCTGAG GTACCTGTATTGCAACATGTAAACATTGCAGTGAATCCGGGTGAAGTTGTTGCAATT GTTGGTCTCAGTGGTAGTGGGAAAAGCACATTGGTAAATCTTTTGCTTCGTCTTTATGAGCCAACAAGTGGTCAG GTTTTAATTGATGGTTGCCCTCTCAGAGAGTTGGATATCAAATGGTTGAGAGAAAAAATCGGATATGTGGGGCAG GAACCAAAACTTTTCCGAATGGATATTAGTTCAAACATTGGATATGGCTGCACACGAGACATAACTCAAAAAGACGTTGAGTGGGCTGCTAAGCAGGCATATGCTCACGATTTCATCACATCTCTGCCCAATGGTTATGAAACACTTGTTGACGATGATTTGCTCAGTGGAGGTCAGAAGCAGCGAATTGCCATTGCTCGGGCTATTCTTAGGGACCCAACCATTTTGATCCTTGATGAAGCTACTAGTGCTCTGGATGCAGAGAGTGAGCACAATATTAAG GGTGTTCTTCGGTCTGTTAGAAGTGACTTGTCAACAAAAAGAACAGTCTTAGTAATTGCACACAG GCTATCTACAATACAAGCTGCTGATCGTATTGTGGTGATGAATGCTGGTCAAATTGTCGAG ACCGGCAGTCACAAGGAACTTCTTCATCAAGATGGCCTCTATGCACGATTGACTAGAAGACAGGCAGACGCTGTGGCATGA